The window TGTTATCAAGATTACAATGAACGGTTAGATTTTGGTTACAGGGTGgttatttcccttttcttttcttgttatcaCTACCGACAGATGAATCATTGTGGATGATAACGAGGTAGTTCAagatcagtttctttccttttgtctGTCCGGGGATCGTATTATTTGGCTAAAGAGGCAAGAGCATGGAGTTACTGGTGAAACATGGTGCCATaatagatttttcttttccttcactGATGTTGTCTTCCAATTAAGTTCAGCAAAGCATACATATCTGTTCCTAGATCAATCTGCCAAGAGGTTGCGGGACGAGTCGATAGGCCAGCCATTTTATAGCAGAGAATAACCGCTAGGTATTATCCGTGTTTGTGCTTTATGATTAACAAAAAAACCTGAAAATATTACGAAATTATCACATAaccaaaaattcttaaatgCCTCACGATGAACATACTACTGCAACTTCATCATGGACAAAAACTTACTGCAATCTGACTTGGATTGTCAAAACACGATCCTTTCCGTATTTAAACTGCAATTTCTTGTGGCATATTAAGTAGTAAGTAATTTAGTTTTAGCTTCCTGAGAATCGTAGGACATGTGTCAAAAGTTTCCCTGATCAAGCAGGTAGAGAGATTTTGGATTCCACCAATTCAATCGGATTCATTACACCTGGCATATTTAATCTGAGGTAATAAAGAACAAATACATCCAAGTGGAAAAAGAAGCATTCAAAACTGCCATTGAATTCCAAAAACGAAActaaaatttacataaattaaGTAAATTGTAATACTCCTAGTCCTAAGACGGCTTAAGCTCGTGGGGAGAAAAACGGGCCAAAGAAACGCGTGGGCCAATATGAAAcaaatcaattcttttctGTTAAAGAACCCATCATCCGAATCCAATGTCCTTCGAACAAAAAATGGGGAAGTACAATCAGAAAGGGTACAACAGTCATTTTTCACTCATCACTGTCCCCCGTTAGATTCTTCCTCCTCGTGACGGATCAGTGGCGAGACTagcttattattttatgactTTGGGGGTCTGTTCTATAAAGCACTTACTTTCTCtcttcaatttatttttgttaattactGGATCATTTCTCGAAGTCCCAGATCAGTGATCCTAGTTTTGTGAACTTGTTAAACGcacttaatttttgtttttggtgttGTAATAGAAGCTCTCCTCTTTGCTGTCTTCAGTTTCTTACCATGTCTCACAATTAAAGATCTCTTTCTTAGTGAGAGTCAAaagatcaaattttttatctttcatcTTTGGGCTGCCTTAATTTTGCAAgtcaaaaaggaaattttgttCTAATGATGTCAATTCCTTCACCTTCCCATATGGGTACTCCTCCTCATATGGGTACTTCCCCTCACAGTGATAGCCCTCCTCACATGGATAGTCCTCCTCACATAGATATCCGCCAGGAGCTCTTCCCGGAGTAAGTTTGCTATGCCTTCCCGCATGCAATTGTTGTTTTTTCGTTTCTATTTGCTGATTTTCTTACATGTTTGCTATTGGGATGAATATAAGCTGATAATCCTGAGAAATCGAGTATGTGGAAAGTAGAATGTGTTAGAATGCAGAAAATTTTTgcatagaatttttttttgaagttcATGTTTTAAATAGTTGAAAATGCACATGTTGCATGTAATGAATAAAAGGTCTGATTACcgtaaattaaagaatttattacTTCTATTTCCTAGGGGTGTGATTGTTCATTTGCGTAGAGGGAGCCTGGAAATCTCTAGTTCAGTATTTTTTACCAATTAACGGTGATGCATGTTTCTTTGGAAAATTTATTGTCTTATCTGTTTCGTCATCAGATTGTTTTGTTTCGAAGCTGCGAACTAGAGGGACTTCATATTACTCTTAGCTATTTTTAATAATGTAAACTACCTGCAATTGGAAATATCATTTATAGTAATTAGCTACCGGAAAAACCTTCTATCTCTAAACCCATGGATAGACCATCATTCTCACTCCGAAGTCATCAACTATAGAACaatgtttttgttgttgttatgGCTTTTATATCAATTAGTGAGCATAGCAACTTCAACAAATGTTCAAATGAATTCCATATGAATTTTAAGGTACTTTAGAAGATGTATCTTCTCAAGTTTATGGTATATGATTATGTTTGCTTGAATGCTATTTTACCTCAATTGCAGTTATTATGGTGGACCAGCTTCCATTCCATCTGAGCCAAAAGAAGAATCTTTGGGGAATGATATCCCTAATGGAAGTAATGATTGTGCTCCTGGAGTTAAAGAGAATAATTTCCTTGTGCCGGTTCAACCTTGTACTGGTGGGGAAGGATTGCCATATGCCCCTATAGATTGGCCAAATCCTGGTGATATTTGGAGCTGGAGAGTGGGTAAAAGGGTCAGCAGTTCTGGATTCTACAATGACAGATTTCTCACTGTTCCAAAAAGTCTTCGAAAGCCAAATAATCCAAAAGTGTTTGCAAGCAAGCCAACACTTGAACGTTTTCTCCGATCACAGTTCCCAGATGCAGATATTGATGCATTCTTTGCCTCATTTATTTGGAAGATCCCTGCCATTTTGGAGTCTCCTGCCAAAGGTTGTTTGAAAAACATATACAGTTCTCTATTTCTTGCTgccctttttcattttgtgagggaatttaatttctaacctATTTCATCTGAAGTAAATTAGAATGCATCTTGATTTATGTAAGATTTTAGTGTCTAATTATAGTTGGAGTGATCTCATTGGGTTAGCATAGCCTGATTAGATGggcttaactgattaaggttTACTTGAGGTGAATTGGTACCTGATGGGTGaagtctttatattttatgctAGTAACTTAAGAAGTttgaaatgcatgggaaatgaaagaaaaaagcacCACTAATGGAAATACGAAGGTAGTCCAGAGAAAAATACACAGAGACATCGACAGATGCTCACGCACATATATTCTCTACCCAAGAGGACACTTGTCTGGAGACTTTTTCACAGCCAAAACCTTCACAAGCCATTTTACTGATGCCTTAAAATATAGAAACTTACTAAGCATGTTTAGCTTTGCATTTTCTCTTTACATGTGTGTCTAGGGATCCTTTTACAAGCTTCTATTGGTGTAAGCTTTCTGCTTAAAATTCTTGCAAATTTCCCTGGATTTTGCCAGGCATTTTCTGTAAGTTTCATTAATATTTGTCATGTTTATATCGCAAACTAAGAGCTTATTTCCCTTACTTTGCTCTGCTTATAATGTGGAACATTTGTTATGGAAGCTTGGGCTTGTCTTGCCAACACCACTAAAGGTAAGTAATTGTCATAAGAGGGTGGTAGTAAGTGTTTCTATTGGGATCTCTTGGCCTGTTATAATCCCACCTGATTGCTATCCTTAAAGGCACTTCTGGGTGTAAGCATTTTGAAATGATATAGCTGTTATAATTTAGGGTATAGCATGATGATGGTTGGTATCGCCACTGTTTCTTTCATCCTGTGATTTAGAGTATATGTAAATGAAATCAAGATTATATCTGCACCTTAGGTGGAACTTTCATTGCCCCACTATTTGTTATTATAATCTTCAGTGAAAACTTATTATTGCACAAGAACTTCTTCCTCAATTTTGGTTTATACTCTGAAATTAATCAAATCTTTAGTGATTAACTATCAGATGCTCACTCTTTTGGGCACAAACTTGAAGGCAAGAGTTCCTTTTTTGTTGCTTCCATATTGTGTAACTGTATGTCTATacaattgaatatgattctgTCCAAAATATAAACAATTGATTTTGATTGCTTTCGAAATTGCTTTTGCTAAACAATGATGATTTATGTAGTTTAGTTGGTTGCATGGATACTATCCAATAATATAGCAATCTCATCAGATATATTAGTCAAAGATTGTTAAATGCAGGCCTTACAGATCTATAAATTAAgaattaatccatttcatATTAAGTACTGCTAGTTGACCTTATACATCCTTACCACTTCTCTTTTCCTGTATTATATCTGTTTCAGAAAAGTgaatattatgtcaaaaattaTGGTAATGACTGTCACCCTAGGAGCTTCAAAAGAGAGGTTCTTCTATTGCCTGCCATAACGCTTTAATAGCTTTGGAAAGGCCCTATTAGAATTCTAAGATTGGTGTCTAGCTACCTGCTGTCTGTCAATGTATGTGCCTGCTCAGACTAGTAATTTTTCCATCCTTTTCCATGTTTATGTTTGCGGAAGTGACCATATACTCCCTACAGTCTGATCTTCTGCTCTCTCTGTTTCTCTCCCTCCTCGCTATTACCTGTTGGGAAGGTTTGTTGAACCAAGTCTACAGAAGATGGGGAGGAGTTGACATAATCTAATGCAGGCATGCAGACATTCTTTAAAAAGATCTAGTACATATTTCATTGCATAAAGTTTGATATAAATTGCAATAATCCAACTTGATCTATTGCCCTTCATTCTTGTTTTTATCTCAGATAGGGAAGTTGTTGAAGGAGTAGTCTaggttataatatttttatttggttttccTAGTGTTCTAAGTTATACTATGTTTACTTTCTCTTGATTGCTTAGCTATAATACTTTTCTTTTGTGTGATGAAGCCAACACTCCCCCTCCAGCGATAGAAGTGGAGGAtggtgaaaaagaaagtaacAAAAAAACTCGCCGTAGTAGCCAGAGGAAGACTTCCCATTCCGGTCATTCCGACAACAGTAAAAAGAGGCAGAAGACAACTACAGAATCAGTCAGACCTAGGCGACAGACTCGGCAACATCTTAAAAATTCTGCCCCAGCACCATCTGAAAATGAAGAGACAAATGCCGGTCTTGATATGTCTTTTCTAGATGATGAAAAGACAAGAGGTGAgaatatgaaaattaatatttattttaaagggATCAAGTATTTGTTCTCAATTTTTACGATTCTCCTGAAAATGatattgtttctttctttgtagAGGAATTTGATACCTATCTCAATTCTTTGGATGACATGCTTGGTAAGCCTCTATGTGAAGAACCATTTACCCATCCTTTGATGCCTAATTCTTTTGCCGCTGAAGAAGAAATGTTTGAAGCTCGAAGGAAACTTTCGTCCTTTCTTGATATGGATTTTCCTTCATTGATTTGCTTTAAAGACCTTGATGAACTCACGAGTCTAGCATCTAAACTTCGGAAGGATCCTACTCTTACTGCCGAACAACTTGTGAAGTTGAAGTTGATTGAAGAGATTCCATCATTTTGTGAAGTTTTTCTGGAAAATAGAGATGTGATGGAGCAGGCAGACAAGTTCTTCACCGCCCTCGAGGACAATAAGGCCAAGGTTACATCACTCAGGCAAGAGTATAGCGAATTAAAAGAACAAGTAACACATCTGCAGTCAGAAGTGGATTCCAATACATCGACTGTGGAAGAAATCGACAATCAGATAGCACAACTTAAATCTCGTCGCGCTGAGCTTACTAGAACAATAGAGCATAAGAAGAGAGATAGGGACGATTTGACTTATAATCAGAAGTTGGTGGCAAACTCCATTCCTAAAGTGGTTCATGAGGTCCAACTTGCTAATGCCAGAAAGCCAGAATGGGAGCTAAAGAAGGAAAATGCAGAAAGACGTGAGGCTGAAATACTTGCTAAGTTTGCTCCTCTAAAAGGATTTTCTCTTTAAAAGGAACTATCTTTCCCCTCCCGAAACCTTTTTATCAGCTGCGGtactaatattttaaacaCGATAGTTGTGGGACTATGCTTTTGATTTCTAGAAAAATAGCTGATACCGCCACTTTCTTTTGCATTGCTTTGCGTGTTGTGACATTTTAATAGCTTTAGCAACCAGGAGGTGCCCCGTGTAATTTTCAATGTGAATTATCAGGGATGCCTGACCACTATCTTATTATGGATTTGAATGACATGTACTGTCTACCTTTTGCgcttaaatattttgatatcTATCGGACTTAAAATACAATTTCgttaatttaacttttttgGCCAATGATAGGatttttacataattttaaCATTTCCATTAACTATTTATTACCCTAGAATaaccttcatttaaatataTCCTCATAAAAGGTAAAACAAAGGTGGACAGTGCATTTCATCTGCCTAACTCTAATTAACTAATATTAGAATtagattataaaaaaaattagttataTAAATATACCGTTTAACTTAttctataaaaataaatatttcataatacaaaatttttattccAATACTTCATTTTACAGTTTCGCAATCCATAACTTTCATAATAAGAAAACTCCTCATTTTGATTAACGACaacaatattttgaaaatttacaataaaCTAATCCAAAAAAAGTACAAAACTGACAactaaatataatatatattagacAAGTGaatgacaaaataaaaattgttatTACTTTTGTAGTTATTTCCTGTTTGGTTTGAAAAAGTTGAAACGTttcatattattattacaaAAGAGATTAAGAGCCTGTTTGGTCTGACttttttctaacttaaaaactagaattataatattataggaataattataatattttttttacgtgcagttgaaaatgtattacttgttaatacctatatttttataattttagatttttattaGATTCAATAAATTGAGATTTTCTTTTCTGCTAACTATAatacttttcttttatgtgTAGTTGAAAATGCATTGCTTGTTAACACgtatattttcataatacaaGATTTCTATTAGATTCAATAGATTGAAATTTTCTCTTCTAACTATAATACTTTTCTTTTGTGTGATGAATATTCTATTCCAATATAACAACATAAAATGGataaatatttgtttaaaaacaaaaagagacaaaaaataataacataatatGAATAAgtatttgttttcaatttttacgTGCTTTAgtttcttctttatttattgaaatttgatCACTATCACAAATTTTTGGATAACATACTTGCCATGCTTGCCCAACAAAAATCTCAGTTTGACCGGGTGGTTTAAGGTGCTAGATTTAAACTTAGGTCGAGTGGTCTAAGGTGttagatttaaattttgatactTGGTTTAAAAtactaaatttaattttttggatATCATACTTACCATGCTTGCCCAACTAAAACTTCAGTTTGGCCATAAATTTAGACTTTAATACAGGAGTGATCTAcaatattaaattaagttcTGATACGAGTGGTTTAAAGGATCAGGACCAAATTTAAACTATAATACATTGTGTTATGGACTAAACCCTTTTCTCAAGTTCTCTAATAGTCACAAAAGATCTGAAACTCGAATGAaactttcttcattttctatcCTTATTGTTGAACAACTTGTGAAGTTGAAAAACTTTCTGAGCTTACTAAaatgaattgaattataatcaaaaGTCAGGTAACAAACCCCTTTCCATAATGGAAGTTAAAAGAAGGAAAACCAAGAGAGACATGAAACTTGTCAAGTTTGCTCCTCTAAAAggattttccttttaaaagattaaaggaaCACTGAAGAATGCAATAGAATGCTCTggaatcaaagagaaagtacTGGGAAATATTTTTCTATGAAAAGAGAAactcaaaaataaaacaaagaacGTAATAGAATACTCTAGAAGTAGAGAGAAAATATTTGACAATATTTATTTGTGGATTGAACTAATAAATGGTTTACGAAAAACTTTATATACAAGAGAATTAACGTCCTACCTATGATTAACTAACATCTAATCATACTTACATCAATAAATCAACAAATAGTCCAAATTcctataaataattattttaactgCTCGTGATGTGCATGCGACAGCTTCAGTCTTCCTTGTACTGCATAGCTGCTTCACTCTTTAATTTTCGAGTATAATTCActaatcaatttcaatttccttaataaaaaaaattatcttctCGAAACTTCTTTTTTGCTACGATTGCTAACATTAAAACATTATAGCCGTGGGACTATGCTTTTGATTTCTATAACAATTGTTGAGGCTGCTAGTTTCTTGtccatttgttttgtttgttgtGACACACTCTAATGGTACGTTTGGTTCGTGAAATAGAcagtaataaaataaaataattgttacatgagaataaaataaagtgaaaatataatataataagtaTTGCGTAGTTTGGTATGATGAATGGAATAGAgtaagaataattattatgacttattacaGTATTTGATTGGTAACAATAGTTTTAGAATAAgaaatgaatagaaaattaaaagataaaaataccctttattatatataattatttatttttatttgattttttaaatattaataatttataattaattaaaatattaataattaataatttaaaatattaatattttaatataatttaattattaatatttaattaattatatttttataatttaatattattttgattaaaatattaataaattttatttttatttatactcattaaaattttaatatattaataatttaataaataaaacattaatagtttaaaatattaatattttaataatttaatcatattaatattaataatgtttaaattatatataaaatattaatattttaaaatttacaaataatttattcttttttattttattttttccttttttttttcatgggTCGGTCTCCAAAAAGGCGACCGATGTAACAAAACGCCAATCTGGGGCACCATGTGGCCAGATCTAGCCACTACGGTGCCAGATCAGTGCTTCTCCATGACTGGATCTTACCGTGGAGTGTTAGATCAACCGTGGGATCTGGTCGGGAAGCACCAGATCCGGTGCTTCCCGAGGCCAGATCTGACCGTTGAGTGTCAGATCTGACTGGATTTAAGTTGAATGTTGTCAGAAAGGACTAGATCGACGCTTTTCGATCATATTCGGTTGCTGTCGCTTCCGCCAATGCCGTCGTCGGTGTTGAGTTCTAATtagagagaatgagagaggAAAGTATgtgagaagagagagaaataaaagagaaaatgagaaaaaaagtatttttagaTCTAgggttataatattttttaattataagaggtattttgatcattatatatttgaaagtTATTCCATATCTCATGGAATAGATATTACCGGGGGAGAAGGGAATAGATAAAGCTAGCTTTTAGCCTATTTGatggaatttttatttttatgaaattgttATTTTGTATTCCAATTTTATACCAAATAAAGGTATAGGAAAAGACCGAAAATAGAAGAGGAATAGCATACCTATTCTCTATACCAAACGTGCAATAATAGTTTTAGCAAATTGGGTATCTATGCAGTCTTCAATGCAaattattaagaaattttatcaCTATCTTATCATTTGAATGAAATGCTTTATTTTACTTGCCAGATTTAAAATACAATCTCTGTTATTTTTTTGCCAATAATAGGATTATCAGATAATTTTAACCTttccattaaatatttatgacCCTAGATTAACGTTGATTTCCGATTCGATTAACTAATAACAGATTAACTgtgctaaaaaaaattaacagcCTCGTAAGAATTCGCGCGTGAAAATAATGGCGTtcgttaaaaaaaaaaaattgctctCCCGACAAGGGTAAAACAGTCATTCTATCTTCATGTGTTAAATTTTTCCTACGACGGCAAACAAATTTTGCCTCTGAGTCCATGATTCCCCACACTACTCCCTATTGGGGTTTATCTAGGGCTTCGTTTTGATCTTCAGTCtgttaaaaagattttatttctcacactctttttgttttctttccctGTAATTACACCTAGAAAGCTCGTCATCTCTCTTTTCtcagatttctttttttttggtttatattttgttatctTGAAACCTCGAAATTGTTtgattctctttttttttttaaatgattttagtTTTGGCAGATGCAGAGATCGTCTCCCTCTcgtgaaatttaaaatacaaTCAGGTGATTTTTCGTTTTATTCCTTCCATTTCCCTCTCTTTTTCGCTTGAATCAAAGAGTTAATAgatgaaaatttgatattaattaaCGTTAATAACTTACATATGTATGTTGAATCACGGAACACCTTTCTCGTAATTTGGATCGTTCGAGGAGATTCTTGAATAGCTTATTGGATGCTAAAAGAACCtacattgatttatttatttgttagtTTTTGCATAATGCATTGGATTAtgaattcttttatttcttcactGGAGTCATTGATCTGTATTCTGGAACCGGTTGATTAGTTCAATGTGAAATTCAATGGTAGCTttgctttgtaattgaataCTATAAATTTAGCTAGGCAAATCTTTGCTTTCCAAGAAGAACTAAATTGCAACTGCTATAGGAGTTGGATAATGAGTTATGGATTTGGTGATGTGTTTGCTAGTTGCGTTGGGATAACTGAAGTGTTTTGTAGTCTGTCAATTGCTAAACatatccaaaaaaattttgaatgacAGTGAGTGCGGTGTTCTAGCCCTTGGCTGCTTATCAgctaaatttgaattttatggagCTTGATAATACTAAGGAAACTAATAGAAGCACGCCTAGGAAAAGGGAAAATGGTCTTCATTTGAAGCCAGTCTCGCCAGAGGCATCTGGTGTAGGCTTGCCTTATGCTCCTGTGGATTGGCCTAAGAAGGGTGATGTATGGAGCTGGAAGGTGGGGAGGAGAGTTGCCATCACTGGCCATTTCTTGGATAGATACCTCTACCCTCCAAAACGCCTCCACAAGCTTGACAACTCAACTAGAAGGAAACGTGGTTTGGCTAGTAAGCTTTCAGTTGAGCGATTTCTCCAAACGGCACTCCCTGGCGCAGACATCAGTGCATTTTTTGCTTCATTCAGCTGGAAAGTCCCTGCTAAAAAGCATTCGTTGACAAATGGTCAGCTCCCAATAATTGtgcttttgttctttctaTTCTCCAGTTTACATGTGCtcatttgagtttttttttcatttatatggTAGCTGGATTTActtctgctttttttttaacctgTATAGTGTTGTAGTTATTCTTTCTCGATATACATGAACCGCATCAGTCTTTAAGTCATTTGGCCTTTTAGTTGGATATATGGTTCTGTGCTAAATTCATTGAATCCTGTGTCTGACTGTTTGACATAAACTACACTTAACAATACGATTCTCTGAATCAACTTAGACTGTAGTGTTAAGATACTGTTCACCAACATCTTTGGGTCGCAGATATATTTGGTAGCTCCTTTTGGTTGAAGTATATGTTTGACTTGTTGACAAGATTACTCTTTCCTTGTGCTGGGAGTATTGAAGGACCAATCATGGGATTTTGTTAGGAATGTTTTCCTTCCAGTTTCAATCAAAGGCTGTTTTTGTTctatattctttcttttttggattTCTTAGATTATGAACCATGAAATGCTTTAAGTCTTTGTGCAGGTTGAGGTTTTCAGTCACTTCACATGTTTTTAGTTCTTTGATAAATGAAGAGTTTTAGgaaggagaaaaatgaaaaaaaaagctatTGATTTCTAGTTCTACTGTTTTGTGGAATTAAAAGCCATTCTTGAAACAATTTTGATTGTATGGATGCAGCTTTTATAGTTTAATCTAACTTTGATTAACGAAGAAAATATCCAATGCGACCAACAAAAGGATTGATGTTCTCATAAAAGTTATGTTTAAACTGATTAACCTGTTAGTTTCTTGTCTGCATTCTAGATGCGTCGTATGTATCTTAGAGCATTAGCCCCTGATGACAAAATAACTCTTGTGAACCATTAGCATCTTACTGCTGAATATTAGAATCAAGCTTCTATGTATGACAATCATATTCTTCAGTGTGATCATTGAGTTATTAATGGTATTCTTTTCCAcatgatttattatttgttcCATGAACTTGAAAACACGAATcttatgaatatttataatGGCATTTCATAGGTAATGGTCTTGTGCTTTTAATTCGTTCTCTTAGTGTTTTATCCCTTTGTATTATCGAAGGCTGCATCCTTACTACATTGCCTTCTTCTTGAGACAGCACTTATAAAATGTCCTCAAATATTTTAAGGTAGTTGTTCAAGATGTCTAGTTTTAACTTTGAACTTGTTTTCATTGTCTAACAAACTTTTGCTGCTTTATGAGGATGCAGTGACACGGACTTTCTTTGCTCCACCTCCTGAAGAGATAGCTGATCTTTCAGTGTCTGACCCCCAGTCTGATGGTGTGACTTGTAAGGCTGGAAATAAGAAGTGCAACAGTTTATATGCTGAAGCAGAAAGCCCTTCTTTGGTTCCCTTGCCTTGTGATCTTTGCTGTGGTGAACCTCATTTTTGCCGTGACTGTTGCTGTATTCTTTGTAGCAAGACTATAGACTTGAAATATGGAGGCTATAGTTATATCAAATGTGAAGCAACGGTGGATGGTTGTATATGTGGGCATGTTGCTCATCTGAACTGTGCTCTTCGGTCTTACATGGCTGGGACAGTTGGAGGTAGCATTGGGTTGGATGCTGAGTACTACTGCCGACGTTGTGATGCAAAGACATCACTGGTTCCACATGTGACAATGCTTTTAAAAACCTGTGAATCCATTGATTCTTGTGATGACATTGAGAAGATTCTGAATTTTGGTTTCTGTATTTTACGTGGTTCGGGGAAGACCGATGCAAGGGAGTTACTGGATCGTATTGAGTTGGCTATCACAAAGGTAAAGCCAATACAATCTAGTTACAAGGCTTACAGATTTCTTGCTTTtgcaaaaatttttctttgtgCACTTTGGGGGTTTTATTTAATACACTAGTAAGAGATTTTGGTATTTACATCAGCTTAAATGTGGGACTTCTCTTGAAGATATCTggaaagtgaaagaaagtgCTATTTCAACAGGTAATTTAACTGTAAATCTCAtgcatataaattttttttttgaatagccTCAtgcatataaaaattaataaagtcACAACTTTGCATTAGCTAGTAATGCatgaaatatttgattatgttaaacttgcatcaaaatatttgCTGTACATTTAGAAATTGAGGAGTTTAAGAAATAACCGCACTCTTTTCCTTTGTAAGATGGGCAGTTTGTTTGTAATTTTGTCTTCTTTCAATCAGTTAGATGTTAATGCATATCACTCACACGGTGGTTTTTCTGGAAAATTACCCTGGCAAATCCAGATGATTGTCTGTGCATAAGAATATGAATATGAATTCTATTGCTAAACCCTTTTTACTCGACTTTCAGTGGGAAAATTTTTCCTTCCATTGCCTTCAATCACGTCGTTTGGGTATTCATGATATTTATCAGAGTCATAATTCTTCCTTAGATGGTATAGAAATATAATGATATGTGATTGGTATTTTGAGGGTGGACCGAAATACAGACATGTAATATTAAGCAACATAGGAGAGAGAATTCCAGAATTTAAACATGGATAGATTTATTGAAGTTTGAGAATTTAAACCATCTAAGCTTGAAGATATGAAATTACATTTCTTAGTTTGTCCCCTAGGTCTGGAAGAAAGGCTGAGCTGTAAGCTGAAAGAGTAATTGCATTTCACTGTGTTTATTATTTCCTTATTACCTTTTTATAGTTATTTCTGTAACATCTCTCTCTTGTATGGTGCATTAAAAACTTAGAtataaaatcatcattttggtTTATTTGCAGGTGTCTTCCATAATGGAAATTTAGAGCTTGAACCAACAAATCATCAGGACTCTCTAGATATTAGACCATTTTCAGTGTCAGTTCAATCAATTTCTTCTGATTATCAGAGTGAATAC is drawn from Theobroma cacao cultivar B97-61/B2 chromosome 4, Criollo_cocoa_genome_V2, whole genome shotgun sequence and contains these coding sequences:
- the LOC18603003 gene encoding DNA ligase 1, which produces MMSIPSPSHMGTPPHMGTSPHSDSPPHMDSPPHIDIRQELFPDYYGGPASIPSEPKEESLGNDIPNGSNDCAPGVKENNFLVPVQPCTGGEGLPYAPIDWPNPGDIWSWRVGKRVSSSGFYNDRFLTVPKSLRKPNNPKVFASKPTLERFLRSQFPDADIDAFFASFIWKIPAILESPAKANTPPPAIEVEDGEKESNKKTRRSSQRKTSHSGHSDNSKKRQKTTTESVRPRRQTRQHLKNSAPAPSENEETNAGLDMSFLDDEKTREEFDTYLNSLDDMLGKPLCEEPFTHPLMPNSFAAEEEMFEARRKLSSFLDMDFPSLICFKDLDELTSLASKLRKDPTLTAEQLVKLKLIEEIPSFCEVFLENRDVMEQADKFFTALEDNKAKVTSLRQEYSELKEQVTHLQSEVDSNTSTVEEIDNQIAQLKSRRAELTRTIEHKKRDRDDLTYNQKLVANSIPKVVHEVQLANARKPEWELKKENAERREAEILAKFAPLKGFSL
- the LOC18603004 gene encoding protein OBERON 2 — encoded protein: MELDNTKETNRSTPRKRENGLHLKPVSPEASGVGLPYAPVDWPKKGDVWSWKVGRRVAITGHFLDRYLYPPKRLHKLDNSTRRKRGLASKLSVERFLQTALPGADISAFFASFSWKVPAKKHSLTNVTRTFFAPPPEEIADLSVSDPQSDGVTCKAGNKKCNSLYAEAESPSLVPLPCDLCCGEPHFCRDCCCILCSKTIDLKYGGYSYIKCEATVDGCICGHVAHLNCALRSYMAGTVGGSIGLDAEYYCRRCDAKTSLVPHVTMLLKTCESIDSCDDIEKILNFGFCILRGSGKTDARELLDRIELAITKLKCGTSLEDIWKVKESAISTGVFHNGNLELEPTNHQDSLDIRPFSVSVQSISSDYQSEYLKLEYEIDQVLQALRKAQESEYKIAEEKLYGQKNYLRNLYQQLDKERSELSHRASGTKADALLNAILNRVDQIKKEVMKLKEMEVVSNGFGRTPKGTLKEHFGLEIED